A window of Natator depressus isolate rNatDep1 chromosome 3, rNatDep2.hap1, whole genome shotgun sequence genomic DNA:
tagaccagatttgttttgtactcatttgcctcctcccctgtctaggggactcattcctctaggtcacactgcagtcactcacagagaaggtgcagcgaggtagatctagccatgtatcaatcagaggccaggctaacctccttgttccaataagaacaataacttaggtgcaccatttcttattggaaccctccgtgaagtcaaccctgtaagccgtgtcctcagtcgcccctccctgtgtcagagcaacggcaaacaatcgtgcatctgagttgagagtgctgtccagaggagcccaatggagcactctgattgggctaaaacattgtcgcgggtggttctgggtacatattgtccggcccccgttccctccctccctctgtgaaggcaagggcagacaatcgtttcgcgccttttttcctgagttacctgtgcggacgccataccaccgcaagcatggagcccgctcaggtaaccgtcaccatatgtctcctgggtgctggcagacgtggtatggcattgctacacagtagcagcaacccattgccttctggcagcagacggtgcagtatgactgatagccgtcctcgtcatgtccgaggtgctcctggccacgtcggctgggagcgcctgggcagacatgggcgcagggactaaatttttggtgacttgaccaggtcattctctttagtcctgcagtcagtcgtattgaaccgtctaatggtgagcaggcaggcaatacggattgctagcagtcgtattgtaccatcttctgccgggcaggcaagagatgacgatggctagcaatcgtattgtaccatcttctgccgggcaggcaagagatgacgatggctagcaatcgtactgtgccatcttctgccaggcaggcaagagatgaggatggctagcagtcgtactgtaccatcttctgccgagcagccatgagatgtggatggcttgcagtccttctgcaccgtctgctgccagccaaagatgtaaaagatagatggagtggatcaaaacaagaaatagaccagatttgttttgtactcatttgcctcctcccctgtctaggggactcattcctctaggtcacactgcagtcactcacagagaaggtgctgcgaggtagatctagccatgtatcaatcagaggccaggctaacctccttgttccaataagaacaataacttaggtgcaccatttcttattggaaccctccgtgaagtcctgcctgaactactccttgatgtaaagccaccccctttgtggattttagcctcctgaagccaaccctgtaagccgtgtcgtcagtcgcccctccctccgtcagagcaacggcagacaatcattccgcgccttttttctgtgcggacgccataccaaggcaagcatggagtccgctcagctcactttggcaattaggagcacattaaacaccacacgcattatccagcagtatatgcagcaccagaacctggcaaagcgctaccgggcgaggaggcgacgtcagcgcggtcacgtgagtgatcaggacatggacacagatttctctgaaagcatgggccctgccaatgcatgcataatggtgctaatggggcaggttcatgctgtggaacgccgattctgggctcgggaaacaagtacagactggtgggaccgcatagtgttgcaggtctgggacgattcccagtggctgcgaaactttcgcatgcgtaagggcactttcatggaactttgtgacttgctttcccctgccctgaagtgcatgaataccaagatgagagcagccctcacagttgagaaacgagtggcgatagccctgtggaagcttgcaacgccagacagctaccggtcagttgggaatcaatttggagtgggcaaatctactgtgggggctgctgtgatgcaagtagcccacgcaatcaaagatctgctgatatcaagggtagtgaccctgggaaatgtgcaggtcatagtggatggctttgctgcaatgggattccctaactgtggtggggccatagacggaacccatatccctatcttggcaccggagcaccaagccggcgagtacataaaccgcaaggggtacttttcaatagtgctgcaagctctggtggatcacaagggacgtttcaccaacatcaacgtgggatggccgggaaaggtgcatgacgctcgcatcttcaggaactctggtctgtttcaaaagcttcaagaagggactttattcccagaccagaaaataactgttggtgatgttgaaatgcctatatgtatccttggggacccagcctaccccttaatgccatggctcatgaagccgtacacaggcagcctggacagcagtcaggagctgttcaactacaggctgagcaagtgcagaatggtggtagaatgtgcatttggacgtttaaaggcgcgctggcgcagtttactgactcgcttagacctcagcgaaaccaatattcccactgttattactgcttgctgtgtgctccacaatatctgtgagagtaagggggagacgtttatggcggggtgggaggttgaggcaaatcgcctggctgctggttatgcacagccagacaccagggcagttagaagagcacaggagggtgcggtacgcatcagagaggctttgaaaatcagtttcatgactggccaggctacggtgtgaaagttctgtttgtttctccttgatgaaaccccccgccccttggttcactctacttccttgtaagctaaccaccctcccctcctccctttgatcacctcttgcagaggcaataaagtcattgttgcttcacattcatgcattctttattcattcatcacacaaatagggggatgactaccaaggtagcccaggaggggtggtggaggagggaaggaaaatgccacacagcactttaaaagtttacaactttaaaatttattgaatgacagccttcttttttttgggcaatcctctgtggtggagtggctggttggccggtggccaccccaccgcgttcttgggcgtctgggtgtggaggctatggaacttggcgaggagggcggttggttacacaggggctgtagtggcagtctgtgctccagctgcctttgctgcagctcagccatacactggagcatactggtttggtcctccagcagcctcagcattgaatcctgcctcctctcatcacgctgccgccacattcgagcttcagccctctcttcagcccgccacttactctcttcagcccgccacctctcctcctggtcattttgtgctttcctgcagtctgacattatttgcctccacgcattcgtctgtgctctgtcagtgtgggaggacagcatgagctcggagaacatttcatctcgagtgcgtttttttttctttctaatcttcactagcctctgggaaggagaagatcctgtgatcattgaaacacatgcagctggtggagaaaagaaaagggacagcggtatttaaaaagacacattttataaaacactggctacactctttcagggtaaaccttgctgttaacattacatacatagcacatgtgctgtcgttacaaggtcgcattttgcctccccccaccgcgtggctaccccctcaaccctcccccctccctgtggctaacagcggggaacatttctgttcagccgcaggcaaacagcccagcaggaatgggctcctctgagtgtcccctgaagaaaagcaccctatttcaaccaggtgaccatggattatatctcactctcctgagg
This region includes:
- the LOC141984522 gene encoding uncharacterized protein LOC141984522 translates to MKDRGHNRDPKQCRVKLKELRQAYQKTREANGRSGSEPQTCRFYDELHAILGGSATTTPAVLFDSFNGDGGNTEAGFGDEEDDDDDEVVDSSQQASGETGFPDSQELFLTLDLEPVPPEPTQGCLLDPAGGEGTSTACVSMITGSSPSQRLVKIRKKKKRTRDEMFSELMLSSHTDRAQTNAWRQIMSDCRKAQNDQEERWRAEESKWRAEERAEARMWRQRDERRQDSMLRLLEDQTSMLQCMAELQQRQLEHRLPLQPLCNQPPSSPSSIASTPRRPRTRWGGHRPTSHSTTEDCPKKRRLSFNKF